Proteins encoded by one window of Acidobacteriota bacterium:
- a CDS encoding winged helix-turn-helix domain-containing protein: MHSSEQDILRLLGPLELVLGGEWVDPGGPNQRALLAYLVLREGEPVAIQTIVDAIWGDNASEGSVRSLRTYVSNLRRLLGSTVEIRGGQGAYRLTLHSLKTDIGLFRQRVAVADNIEDSRGVAAALASALALWRGPVLVDVDRPWVLDRSSILESQRTNTVARWAEATIADGEPELVISKIERMVAEAVLDERLSGILMLALYRSGRQADALAVYRRLRNMLVEELGVEPGPELQILEEQILMHDVTAGRVEPVWLFPAPASDLVGRSVEIEDLLQHTERARLLTLTGPGGVGKTRLALEVGRRILADGTRPVFFADLSAVQDESAVDAVLASSVGVQPHPEAGPLVSLIEYLAPRSAVLIVDNCEHVSDTVARAIASLVRSCPQLVVIATSRSSLFVDGEVTWRTPSLALPDRIDASIEGLRRWPAVELLLRRAPSTFELTAANADDVLELCRSLDGLPLALEIAASRLGSMTPTEILATLGSQVQLSRTAAPDDSRHATLYATVSWSYELLSQQPRELLVRLGVMSGRFLFEDVLAVCAPGAENPEAVRGQLSALVDQSLVMAETSGTRTRYRLLETIRRFSVAHLGTDEPAVRDRHACHYAQLATVQAARLLTNEEGDAIVEMVAAHDNLRDAFRWAMENGDLDSASTIVISLSDGGYWRSRSEIVTWSRSVWENMAPSDVRWRAVSGTAARGAWIESRFEDAVEFASKAADAAGVVPSMSGYPEDVLADVALYRGDASTALLHYTGVVLTARERGDLTREAWATYYVSVTNAVLGRLEEAALAAARALAIARKTGNPTSLAFSLYATGLAVKHDKPQEARAMFEEAVRMADSVRNEWMGGIARMELASVNTAHGETATGLRGFAGVVDHWFRAADGTQLRQTWRYLTSALVDVGLHEEAAVLAGALLVDTDSTLAHPHRRVLEVITTALGDAQYRRLTIRGSIMSLPELVTVSLDAINRALELDESG; encoded by the coding sequence GTGCACTCGTCGGAACAGGACATACTCAGGTTGTTGGGACCGCTGGAGCTGGTCCTAGGTGGCGAGTGGGTCGATCCTGGAGGACCGAATCAGCGCGCATTGCTCGCCTACCTTGTCCTGCGCGAAGGCGAGCCGGTCGCGATCCAGACGATCGTCGACGCGATCTGGGGCGACAATGCGTCCGAGGGTTCCGTGCGATCTCTCCGGACGTACGTGTCGAACCTGCGCCGTTTGCTGGGTTCGACGGTAGAGATACGCGGTGGGCAGGGCGCCTATCGCCTGACGCTGCACAGCCTGAAGACCGACATCGGTCTCTTCCGGCAACGTGTCGCGGTCGCTGACAACATTGAAGATTCCCGCGGCGTCGCAGCCGCGCTCGCATCCGCGCTCGCTCTCTGGCGGGGTCCGGTTCTCGTGGATGTGGATCGGCCGTGGGTACTCGACCGATCGTCGATCCTTGAGAGCCAACGCACGAATACCGTCGCCCGCTGGGCCGAGGCGACTATTGCCGACGGCGAACCCGAGCTTGTTATTTCGAAGATTGAGCGGATGGTTGCAGAGGCCGTCCTCGACGAACGGCTGAGCGGAATCCTCATGCTCGCGTTATACCGGTCTGGTCGCCAGGCCGATGCATTGGCCGTCTATCGGCGCCTGCGAAACATGTTGGTGGAGGAACTCGGCGTGGAGCCAGGGCCTGAGTTACAGATCCTTGAAGAACAGATCCTGATGCACGATGTCACAGCCGGACGTGTCGAACCGGTATGGCTGTTCCCGGCACCTGCTTCCGATCTGGTGGGTCGAAGTGTGGAGATCGAGGACCTACTGCAACACACCGAACGGGCGCGACTGCTAACGCTTACGGGTCCTGGGGGCGTCGGCAAGACACGGCTTGCTCTTGAGGTCGGCCGACGGATTCTTGCGGACGGCACGCGGCCTGTGTTCTTTGCCGATCTGTCTGCAGTCCAGGACGAATCCGCGGTCGACGCGGTACTCGCATCAAGTGTGGGTGTCCAGCCTCATCCAGAAGCGGGTCCGCTCGTGAGCCTGATCGAGTACCTTGCGCCTCGGTCGGCGGTCCTTATCGTGGACAATTGTGAACACGTCTCGGACACGGTTGCCCGAGCGATTGCTTCGCTCGTACGGAGTTGTCCACAGCTTGTGGTAATCGCAACGAGCCGATCCTCACTCTTCGTTGACGGAGAGGTCACCTGGAGGACCCCGTCGCTTGCTCTTCCCGACCGTATCGATGCGTCCATCGAGGGACTCCGGCGGTGGCCCGCCGTCGAGCTCCTGCTGCGACGAGCACCGAGCACCTTCGAGCTGACTGCTGCTAACGCCGACGATGTTCTGGAGCTATGTCGGAGCCTCGATGGGTTGCCGCTCGCGCTCGAGATAGCCGCATCGCGTCTTGGCTCGATGACCCCTACTGAGATCCTCGCCACGCTCGGGTCACAAGTACAGCTATCGCGCACCGCAGCACCGGATGATTCACGCCACGCAACCTTGTACGCGACCGTTTCGTGGTCCTACGAACTTCTTTCGCAGCAGCCACGCGAGCTACTCGTGCGGCTCGGGGTGATGTCTGGACGGTTCCTCTTCGAGGACGTCCTCGCGGTGTGTGCTCCGGGGGCAGAGAACCCGGAAGCCGTGCGAGGTCAGCTGTCGGCTTTGGTTGATCAGTCGCTGGTCATGGCAGAGACCTCCGGCACCCGAACCAGGTATCGACTGCTGGAGACAATCCGTCGTTTCTCGGTCGCCCACCTCGGTACCGATGAGCCGGCTGTGAGAGATCGCCACGCTTGCCACTACGCCCAGTTGGCGACGGTCCAGGCTGCCAGGCTGCTCACCAACGAAGAAGGCGATGCCATCGTCGAGATGGTCGCCGCTCACGACAACCTCCGCGACGCGTTCCGTTGGGCAATGGAGAACGGCGACTTGGATTCGGCGTCCACCATCGTCATCTCACTTTCCGACGGCGGGTACTGGAGATCTCGTTCCGAAATCGTTACTTGGTCCCGGTCAGTGTGGGAGAACATGGCACCGAGCGATGTCCGCTGGCGAGCCGTGTCGGGAACGGCAGCCAGGGGTGCATGGATAGAGAGCCGGTTCGAGGACGCCGTCGAGTTTGCGAGCAAAGCAGCAGACGCAGCGGGAGTCGTGCCATCGATGAGTGGCTATCCGGAGGATGTACTTGCAGATGTTGCGTTGTATCGCGGTGACGCGAGCACGGCATTGTTGCACTACACGGGGGTGGTTCTGACCGCGCGCGAGCGCGGGGATTTGACGAGAGAGGCTTGGGCCACATATTACGTTTCGGTGACGAACGCAGTCCTCGGGCGGCTCGAAGAAGCTGCCCTCGCGGCGGCAAGAGCGCTGGCGATTGCTAGGAAGACGGGAAATCCGACGTCGCTTGCGTTTTCCCTCTATGCGACCGGTCTCGCAGTCAAGCATGACAAGCCGCAGGAAGCACGTGCGATGTTTGAAGAGGCGGTGAGGATGGCCGACTCAGTTCGCAACGAGTGGATGGGCGGCATCGCTCGGATGGAGCTTGCCTCGGTCAATACGGCCCATGGTGAGACCGCAACCGGCTTGCGGGGCTTCGCTGGCGTCGTCGACCATTGGTTCCGGGCTGCTGACGGCACGCAGCTACGACAGACGTGGCGGTACCTGACGAGCGCGCTAGTGGATGTCGGCCTCCATGAGGAGGCTGCAGTCCTCGCCGGAGCGCTCCTTGTGGACACCGATTCGACTTTGGCTCACCCTCACCGGCGGGTCCTGGAAGTTATCACGACCGCACTGGGTGACGCCCAATACCGACGGCTTACGATCAGGGGATCCATCATGTCCTTGCCCGAACTCGTCACGGTCAGTCTCGACGCAATCAATCGTGCTCTGGAGCTCGACGAGTCAGGATGA
- a CDS encoding P1 family peptidase, producing MIDPENLTLTAVKGVRVGHWTDPGAATGVTVVDLPEPNVTAVEVRGAAPGTRELALLAPGMTVQTVQAIVLAGGSAFGLAAADGVVRRLEQTDRGYPTAAGVVPIVASAVLFDLA from the coding sequence ATGATCGACCCCGAGAATCTAACCCTCACGGCAGTGAAGGGCGTGCGTGTCGGGCACTGGACGGATCCGGGCGCAGCTACAGGAGTCACGGTCGTCGACCTGCCTGAACCCAACGTTACGGCCGTCGAGGTCCGTGGTGCCGCCCCCGGGACTCGCGAACTGGCATTGCTCGCTCCTGGCATGACGGTGCAAACAGTCCAAGCCATCGTCCTGGCTGGTGGCAGCGCTTTTGGTCTCGCGGCCGCCGACGGTGTCGTCCGCAGGCTCGAACAGACCGACCGCGGCTATCCGACGGCGGCCGGTGTCGTCCCGATCGTCGCCTCTGCCGTGTTGTTCGACCTGGCTG
- the msrA gene encoding peptide-methionine (S)-S-oxide reductase MsrA: MFFKTRKPLLNTTDDASAPRRAPMQLSGIHFDNRNSYLPPFADHLELATFGMGCFWGAERIFWQTLGVHATAVGYEGGNVEHATYEEVCSGRTGHAEVVLVIYDPNKVSYEQLLKAFWEGHDPTQGMRQGNDRGTQYRSAIYTHNDTQQALALSTKAAFQESLNELGYGAITTDIEPTTEFYYAEEYHQQYLGKNPAGYCGIAGTGASCPVGVA, encoded by the coding sequence ATGTTTTTCAAGACGCGCAAACCGCTCCTAAACACGACCGACGACGCTTCGGCACCGCGCCGGGCTCCGATGCAACTCTCGGGTATCCATTTCGACAACCGAAACTCATACCTGCCGCCGTTTGCGGATCACCTCGAACTCGCCACTTTCGGGATGGGGTGTTTCTGGGGTGCGGAGCGCATTTTCTGGCAAACGCTCGGTGTTCACGCAACCGCGGTTGGCTACGAAGGCGGAAACGTCGAACACGCCACCTACGAGGAGGTGTGCTCTGGGAGGACGGGACACGCCGAAGTCGTCCTCGTGATCTACGACCCCAACAAGGTGTCGTACGAACAACTGCTCAAAGCATTTTGGGAAGGCCACGACCCAACCCAGGGTATGCGCCAGGGAAACGACCGAGGCACGCAGTACCGATCAGCGATCTACACCCACAACGACACCCAGCAGGCCCTCGCACTGTCCACCAAGGCTGCCTTCCAAGAGAGTCTCAACGAACTCGGCTACGGTGCCATCACCACCGACATCGAACCGACGACCGAGTTCTACTACGCCGAGGAATACCACCAGCAATACCTCGGGAAGAACCCTGCTGGATACTGTGGCATCGCCGGCACCGGGGCGTCCTGCCCGGTCGGTGTCGCCTGA